In Kitasatospora gansuensis, a genomic segment contains:
- a CDS encoding putative RNA methyltransferase → MLQDIERYLACPHCVRPLTLDGRTLRCAAGHSFDQAKQGYVSLLAGDAHTGTGDTAGMVAARGDFLAAGHYRPIADALAEAAAGAFRGDGLVADLGAGTGYYLAHVLDRTGGVGAALDISKFALRRAAKAHPRIGALVCDAWRPLPLLDGSAELLLNVFAPRNGPEIRRVLRPGGRMLLVSPTSRHLRELVDALGLLSVDEDKERRTDEKLSPWLTRTDRTEVEFRLRLSHAEAHEVVAMGPNAWHTDPARLAAALAELPDPVEVTGSVHLTTYR, encoded by the coding sequence TTGTTGCAGGACATCGAGCGCTACCTGGCCTGCCCGCACTGCGTCCGGCCGTTGACCCTGGACGGCCGGACCTTGCGTTGTGCGGCGGGCCACAGCTTCGACCAGGCCAAGCAGGGCTACGTCAGCCTGCTCGCCGGTGACGCGCACACCGGTACCGGCGACACCGCCGGGATGGTCGCCGCCCGGGGGGACTTCCTGGCCGCCGGCCACTACCGCCCGATCGCCGACGCGCTGGCCGAGGCGGCCGCCGGCGCCTTCCGGGGCGACGGTCTGGTCGCCGACCTCGGTGCGGGCACCGGCTACTACCTGGCCCACGTACTGGACCGGACCGGTGGGGTCGGTGCAGCGCTGGACATCTCCAAGTTCGCACTCCGGCGCGCGGCCAAGGCGCACCCCCGGATCGGCGCGCTGGTCTGCGACGCCTGGCGCCCGCTGCCGCTCCTGGACGGCTCCGCCGAGCTGCTGCTCAACGTCTTCGCGCCGCGCAACGGGCCCGAGATCCGCCGGGTGCTCCGCCCGGGGGGCCGGATGCTGCTGGTCTCGCCGACCTCCCGTCATCTCCGGGAACTGGTGGACGCGTTGGGGCTGCTCTCGGTGGACGAGGACAAGGAGCGCCGGACCGACGAGAAGCTCAGCCCCTGGCTGACCCGTACCGACCGGACCGAGGTCGAGTTCCGGCTGCGGCTCTCGCACGCCGAAGCCCACGAGGTGGTCGCGATGGGCCCGAACGCCTGGCACACCGACCCGGCCCGGCTGGCCGCCGCGCTCGCCGAACTGCCCGACCCGGTCGAGGTGACGGGCTCGGTGCACCTCACCACGTACCGCTGA
- a CDS encoding AAA family ATPase, producing the protein MTSEVVRPAAVRPVLRPTVEELRLTSFKSYRRTTLPLSPLTVLHGPSGVGKSNALDALATLSRLSLGEPIGPSLDGLGGISGPLALPIRGGLLGCVPHGRNAIILGCTVRSAAGPIRLELVVRTDGPVRVAREWLTCAGQTLVETGEQDVAHGRVNVTWHNDTRQGDIRAPFPNDSLITAQIPLRVAGSSNGERQVLAAAEQLLTALREVFPLHPVPALMRDWAEPEEDARLLASAANISPVLARVKQQCTRRYGRLLKAVQQAAPHPLLGLDVARRGPEAREQLLAVFDEGVLGRTGADQASDGMLRLLAFATVLLTGAGVLDVDPAVEVPAAHRQLTVLAEDLAAGLGAEQVSALLRLAREVCEKEDIRLLGAVQDAAPAREPGLGVELIECRRDPASGHSVLRPESARVPLQGARSGTDGVDL; encoded by the coding sequence GTGACCAGCGAAGTCGTCCGTCCCGCCGCCGTCCGCCCCGTCCTCCGCCCCACCGTGGAGGAGCTGCGCCTCACCTCCTTCAAGTCCTATCGCCGGACCACCCTGCCGCTCTCGCCGCTGACCGTCCTGCACGGCCCCTCGGGCGTCGGAAAATCGAACGCGCTGGACGCGCTGGCCACCCTCTCCCGGCTCTCCCTCGGCGAGCCCATCGGCCCTTCGCTGGACGGGCTCGGCGGCATCTCGGGGCCGCTCGCGCTGCCGATCCGGGGCGGCCTGCTCGGCTGTGTCCCGCACGGCCGGAACGCGATCATCCTCGGCTGCACCGTCCGCTCCGCCGCCGGGCCGATCCGGCTCGAACTGGTGGTCCGCACCGACGGCCCGGTCCGGGTCGCCCGGGAGTGGCTCACCTGCGCCGGGCAGACCCTGGTGGAGACCGGGGAGCAGGACGTCGCGCACGGCAGGGTGAACGTCACCTGGCACAACGACACCCGGCAGGGCGACATCCGGGCACCGTTCCCCAACGACAGTCTGATCACCGCTCAGATCCCGCTCCGGGTGGCGGGCTCCTCGAACGGCGAGCGCCAGGTGCTGGCCGCCGCCGAGCAGCTCCTCACCGCCCTGCGCGAGGTCTTCCCGCTGCACCCGGTGCCCGCCCTGATGCGCGACTGGGCCGAGCCCGAGGAGGACGCGCGGCTGCTCGCCTCGGCCGCCAACATCTCACCCGTACTGGCCCGGGTGAAGCAGCAGTGCACCCGCCGGTACGGCCGGCTGCTGAAGGCCGTCCAGCAGGCGGCCCCGCACCCGTTGCTCGGCCTGGACGTGGCCCGGCGCGGCCCGGAGGCCCGCGAGCAGCTGCTCGCCGTCTTCGACGAGGGAGTGCTCGGCCGGACGGGCGCGGACCAGGCCTCGGACGGCATGCTGCGGCTGCTCGCCTTCGCCACCGTGCTGCTCACCGGCGCCGGGGTGCTGGACGTCGATCCGGCCGTCGAGGTCCCGGCGGCGCACCGTCAGCTCACCGTCCTGGCCGAGGATCTGGCCGCCGGGCTCGGGGCGGAGCAGGTCTCGGCGCTGCTCCGGCTGGCCCGGGAGGTGTGCGAGAAGGAGGACATCCGGCTGCTCGGTGCGGTGCAGGACGCGGCCCCGGCGCGCGAACCGGGCCTCGGCGTCGAGCTGATCGAGTGCCGGCGCGATCCGGCCAGCGGGCACAGCGTGCTGCGGCCCGAGTCGGCCCGGGTGCCGCTGCAGGGCGCCCGCAGCGGCACCGATGGGGTAGACCTGTAG
- a CDS encoding nucleotide pyrophosphohydrolase — MTDKTFDELQQRLTDFAAARGWEPFHTPKNLAAALSVEAGELLEIFQWLTPEQAATVMADPDRAHRVRDEVADVLAYLLQFCTAVGVDPAAALAAKIERNEIRFPI, encoded by the coding sequence GTGACGGACAAGACCTTCGACGAACTTCAGCAGCGGCTCACCGACTTCGCGGCCGCCCGGGGCTGGGAGCCCTTCCACACCCCGAAGAACCTGGCGGCGGCGCTCAGCGTGGAGGCGGGCGAACTGCTGGAGATCTTCCAGTGGCTGACCCCCGAGCAGGCGGCGACGGTGATGGCCGATCCGGACCGCGCGCACCGGGTCCGGGACGAGGTCGCCGACGTGCTGGCCTACCTGCTCCAGTTCTGTACGGCGGTCGGCGTGGACCCGGCGGCCGCGCTGGCGGCCAAGATCGAGCGCAACGAGATCCGCTTCCCGATCTGA
- a CDS encoding DUF6099 family protein, with protein MDALRLIKTARHALAEARSASDALVEAWQAGLLTEAVGAGIAGRESGELAALGQMLCDAGAHAVSCLEEPSPAESAQETADAEWHRADWGGNGRAARLDELGELEPVLTELGLLLHDMAEALVVLACGADGESLYWRCIDGVDAGSECKDVVVELLRTLRREAAEAAEREPETTAEPGRGAVTGAGPAESQGVPTLVVPLGPPATARGGQPRPADSVDRSSASRCSPVRPAEDCRSASSPARLAFRSASMRCICSSRVPGEAAGAGASCCGVTGASDQGSDMSGPLQLGSAV; from the coding sequence ATGGACGCGCTGCGATTGATCAAGACGGCCCGGCACGCCCTGGCGGAGGCCCGGAGTGCGTCGGACGCGCTGGTGGAGGCCTGGCAGGCGGGGCTGCTCACCGAGGCCGTCGGGGCCGGGATCGCCGGGCGGGAGAGCGGGGAGCTGGCCGCCCTCGGGCAGATGCTCTGCGATGCGGGCGCACACGCAGTCAGCTGCCTGGAGGAGCCAAGCCCGGCCGAGAGCGCGCAGGAGACCGCGGACGCGGAGTGGCACCGGGCCGACTGGGGCGGCAACGGCCGGGCCGCCCGGCTGGACGAGCTCGGCGAGCTCGAGCCGGTGCTGACCGAACTCGGCCTGCTGCTGCACGACATGGCCGAGGCCCTGGTGGTGCTGGCCTGCGGAGCGGACGGGGAGAGCCTGTACTGGCGCTGCATCGACGGCGTGGACGCGGGCTCGGAGTGCAAGGACGTGGTGGTCGAGCTGCTCCGGACACTCCGCCGGGAGGCGGCGGAGGCGGCGGAGCGGGAGCCCGAGACCACGGCCGAGCCTGGCCGCGGAGCGGTGACCGGGGCCGGACCGGCGGAGAGCCAGGGGGTGCCGACCTTGGTCGTACCGCTGGGGCCGCCGGCCACGGCGCGGGGCGGTCAGCCCCGGCCGGCGGACTCGGTGGACCGGTCGTCCGCGTCGCGCTGCTCGCCGGTCCGTCCGGCCGAGGACTGCAGGTCGGCGTCCAGCCCCGCGAGGTTGGCGTTCAGGTCGGCGAGCATGCGCTGCATCTGCTCCAGCAGAGTGCCGGGGGAGGCCGCCGGGGCGGGCGCGTCCTGCTGCGGTGTAACGGGTGCCTCGGACCAGGGCTCGGACATGAGCGGACCCCTCCAGCTCGGTAGTGCGGTGTGA
- the dapD gene encoding 2,3,4,5-tetrahydropyridine-2,6-dicarboxylate N-succinyltransferase, whose translation MTAETSSLVSGAVAVGLATIAADGTILDTWYPAPELAAAPGPAGTVRLTAEEADAALGAGAAEALRADTRRGVEVVAVRTTIASLDEKPIDAHDAYLRLHLLSHRLVQPHGQNLDGLFGLLANVAWTSIGPVPVDQVERARLAVRAQGGQLAVYGIDKFPRMTDYVAPSGVRIAHADRVRLGAHLAVGTTVMHEGFVNFNAGTLGTSMVEGRISAGVVVGDHSDIGGGASIMGTLSGGGKQVVSVGERCLLGANAGIGISLGSDCVVEAGLYVTAGTRVTTPDGKIAKAVELSGQDSLLFRRNSQSGAVEVIARSGSWGGLNAELHAHN comes from the coding sequence GTGACTGCTGAAACCTCCTCCCTCGTAAGTGGTGCCGTGGCCGTCGGCCTGGCGACCATCGCCGCCGACGGCACCATCCTCGACACCTGGTACCCCGCCCCGGAGCTGGCCGCCGCCCCCGGCCCGGCCGGCACCGTCCGGCTGACCGCCGAGGAGGCCGATGCCGCGCTCGGTGCGGGCGCCGCCGAGGCGCTGCGCGCCGACACCCGCCGGGGCGTCGAGGTCGTCGCGGTGCGCACCACCATCGCCTCGCTGGACGAGAAGCCGATCGACGCGCACGACGCCTACCTCCGTCTGCACCTGCTGAGCCACCGTCTGGTCCAGCCGCACGGCCAGAACCTGGACGGCCTCTTCGGCCTGCTCGCCAACGTCGCCTGGACCTCCATCGGCCCGGTGCCGGTGGACCAGGTCGAGCGGGCCCGGCTCGCCGTCCGCGCGCAGGGCGGGCAGCTGGCCGTGTACGGGATCGACAAGTTCCCCCGGATGACCGACTACGTCGCGCCGAGCGGGGTCCGGATCGCGCACGCGGACCGCGTCCGGCTCGGGGCGCACCTGGCCGTCGGCACCACCGTGATGCACGAGGGCTTCGTCAACTTCAACGCGGGCACCCTGGGCACCTCGATGGTCGAGGGCCGGATCAGCGCGGGCGTCGTGGTCGGCGACCACAGCGACATCGGCGGCGGCGCCTCGATCATGGGCACCCTCTCGGGCGGCGGCAAGCAGGTCGTCTCGGTCGGCGAGCGCTGCCTGCTCGGCGCCAACGCCGGCATCGGCATCTCGCTGGGCAGCGACTGCGTGGTGGAGGCCGGTCTGTACGTGACGGCCGGCACCCGGGTCACCACCCCGGACGGGAAGATCGCCAAGGCGGTGGAGCTGTCCGGCCAGGACAGCCTGCTGTTCCGCCGCAACTCGCAGAGCGGCGCCGTCGAGGTCATCGCGCGGTCCGGCTCGTGGGGCGGCCTCAACGCGGAGCTGCACGCTCACAACTGA
- a CDS encoding 3' terminal RNA ribose 2'-O-methyltransferase Hen1, whose translation MFISISTTGTAERPASDLGFLLHKHPDKVQRFSTSHGVAHVFYPETGTESCTAAMLLDVDPIALVRKGRGKGRGGSPNFALAQYVNDRPYAASSLLAVALRTVFRTAMKGVCEQRPGLAEQSRPVRISLPAVPANGAGEEGGPAMVRRLFEPLGWQVEATAIPLDETFPEWGDSRYVRVELSAEIRLADALQQLYVLLPVLDGAKHYWVAPDEVDKLLAAGEGWLGAHPELALITRRYLARRWSLTRTALERLELARLAEADDREAEEVDNAVDDAPESDDAPEAAEQRVDPTSDPTTAQEPKPVSLGVRRREAILASLTEVGAARVLDLGCGQGELVEALLKDVRVTEVLGVDVSSRALTAAARKLRLDRMSERQAARVRLVQGALTYTDDRLKGYDAAVLSEVIEHLDLPRLPALEYAVFGAARPGAVVVTTPNVEYNVRWETLPAGHVRHSDHRFEWTRAEFLAWSERIAADYGYSVTVRPVGPLDEEVGAPTQLALFRRASEATVAEATAAEATAPTVTTEGSAA comes from the coding sequence GTGTTCATCTCGATCTCCACCACAGGCACGGCTGAACGCCCGGCTTCCGACCTGGGCTTTCTGCTCCACAAGCACCCCGACAAGGTGCAGCGCTTCTCCACCTCGCACGGTGTCGCCCACGTCTTCTACCCGGAGACCGGCACCGAGTCGTGCACGGCGGCGATGCTGCTGGACGTCGACCCGATCGCACTGGTCCGCAAGGGCCGGGGCAAGGGTCGCGGGGGCTCACCCAACTTCGCGCTCGCGCAGTACGTCAACGACCGCCCCTACGCGGCCTCCTCGTTGCTCGCGGTCGCGCTGCGGACGGTGTTCCGGACGGCGATGAAGGGTGTCTGTGAGCAGCGTCCCGGTCTGGCGGAGCAGTCGCGGCCGGTGCGGATCTCGCTGCCCGCGGTGCCCGCCAACGGCGCGGGGGAGGAGGGCGGCCCGGCCATGGTGCGGCGGCTGTTCGAGCCGCTGGGCTGGCAGGTCGAGGCCACCGCGATCCCGCTGGACGAGACCTTCCCGGAGTGGGGCGACTCCCGCTACGTCCGGGTGGAGCTGTCCGCCGAGATCCGGCTGGCCGACGCGCTGCAGCAGCTCTACGTGCTGCTGCCGGTGCTGGACGGTGCCAAGCACTACTGGGTCGCGCCCGACGAGGTGGACAAGCTGCTGGCCGCGGGGGAGGGCTGGCTCGGGGCGCACCCGGAGCTGGCGCTGATCACCCGTCGGTACCTGGCCCGCCGCTGGTCGCTGACCAGGACGGCACTGGAGCGGCTGGAGCTGGCCCGGCTGGCCGAGGCCGACGACCGGGAGGCCGAGGAGGTGGACAACGCGGTCGACGACGCACCGGAGTCCGACGACGCACCGGAAGCAGCCGAGCAGCGGGTGGACCCGACGTCCGACCCGACGACGGCTCAGGAGCCCAAGCCGGTCAGTCTCGGGGTCCGCCGCCGGGAGGCGATCCTGGCTTCCCTGACCGAGGTCGGCGCCGCCCGGGTGCTCGATCTCGGCTGCGGCCAGGGCGAGTTGGTGGAGGCACTGCTGAAGGACGTCCGGGTCACCGAGGTGCTCGGTGTGGACGTGTCCTCCCGCGCCCTCACCGCCGCCGCCCGCAAGCTGCGGCTGGACCGGATGTCGGAGCGTCAGGCGGCCCGGGTCCGGCTGGTCCAGGGCGCGCTCACCTACACCGACGACCGGCTCAAGGGCTACGACGCCGCGGTGCTCTCCGAGGTGATCGAACACCTCGACCTGCCGCGGCTGCCCGCGCTGGAGTACGCGGTGTTCGGCGCGGCCCGCCCCGGTGCCGTGGTCGTGACCACCCCCAACGTCGAGTACAACGTCCGCTGGGAGACCCTCCCGGCCGGTCACGTCCGGCACAGCGACCACCGGTTCGAGTGGACCAGGGCGGAGTTCCTGGCCTGGTCCGAGCGGATCGCGGCCGACTACGGCTACTCCGTCACCGTCCGCCCGGTCGGCCCGCTGGACGAGGAGGTCGGCGCGCCGACCCAGCTCGCCCTGTTCCGCCGCGCCTCCGAAGCAACTGTGGCCGAAGCAACCGCGGCCGAAGCCACCGCACCGACCGTCACCACCGAAGGGAGCGCAGCCTGA
- a CDS encoding polynucleotide kinase-phosphatase, with translation MTDDTDTSSTDAGTPAERPSTRSLPVTDVSLVVLVGTSGSGKSTFARRHFRPTEVVSSDFCRGLVADDENDQSASADAFDVLHYIVGKRLAAGRLTVVDATNVQPESRKQLVKLARDHDVLPVAIVLDLPQEVCVERNKARPDRQFAAHVIPRQQRELRRSLRGLEREGFRKVHILRGVAEAEAAEVVTEKRYNDLRELTGPFDIVGDIHGCRSELETLLTTLGYTLARDERGRPVDAVHPEGRTPVFVGDLVDRGPDSPGVLRLVMGMVEAGHAICVPGNHENKLGRWMDGRKVTVSHGLQESIDQLAEESEEFRARVRAFMRGLVSHYLLDGGNLVVCHAGLPEKYHGRNSGRVRSHALYGDTTGETDEYGLPVRYPWAEEYRGRALVVYGHTPVPTASFVNNTICLDTGCVFGGSLTALRYPERELVTVEAEQEWYAPVRPMHTDAPGAREGRPLDLQDVAGRRIVETAQHGRVSIREENAAAALEVMSRFALDPRLLAYLPPTMAPVATSRREGFLEHPEEAFLGYRNDGVQQVICEEKHMGSRAVVLVARDAAALERRFGLAGSGAIWTRTGRAFLNGQELTDAVLERLRAAAERAGLFEELGTDWLLLDAELMPWSLKAVELLRRQYAAVGAAAGAALPEALAALELGAARGLPLDELIGRQRQRSADAAAFTVAYRRYCWPTEGLTGLRLAPFQVLAAEGANLAVRSHDEHLGWIDRLVAADDPAAPILHRTGRLLVDTSDAASVAAGVAWWEELTGAGGEGMVVKPLASLVRGGAGGRGGLVQPGVKVRGREYLRIIYGPDYTEHLSELRQRSLGHKRSLALREYALGLEALDRLAGAEPLWRVHEAVFAVLALESEPVDPRL, from the coding sequence ATGACCGACGACACCGACACCAGCAGCACCGACGCCGGCACCCCGGCCGAGCGCCCGTCCACCCGCTCCCTCCCCGTCACCGACGTCTCGCTGGTGGTCCTGGTGGGCACCAGCGGCTCCGGCAAGTCCACCTTCGCCCGCCGCCACTTCCGCCCGACCGAGGTGGTCTCCTCGGACTTCTGCCGCGGCCTGGTCGCCGACGACGAGAACGACCAGTCGGCCTCGGCCGACGCCTTCGACGTGCTGCACTACATCGTCGGCAAGCGCCTGGCGGCCGGCCGGCTCACCGTGGTGGACGCCACCAACGTCCAGCCGGAGAGCCGCAAGCAGCTCGTCAAGCTGGCCCGCGACCACGACGTGCTGCCGGTCGCGATCGTGCTCGACCTCCCGCAGGAGGTCTGCGTCGAGCGGAACAAGGCCCGGCCGGACCGCCAGTTCGCCGCGCACGTGATCCCCCGTCAGCAGCGCGAGCTGCGCCGCTCGCTGCGCGGGCTGGAGCGCGAGGGCTTCCGCAAGGTGCACATCCTGCGCGGTGTGGCCGAGGCCGAGGCGGCCGAGGTGGTCACCGAGAAGCGCTACAACGACCTGCGAGAGCTCACCGGACCGTTCGACATCGTCGGTGACATCCACGGCTGCCGGTCCGAGCTGGAGACCCTGCTCACCACCCTCGGCTACACGCTGGCCAGGGACGAGCGGGGCCGCCCGGTCGACGCCGTGCACCCCGAGGGCCGTACCCCGGTCTTCGTCGGTGACCTGGTCGACCGCGGCCCGGACAGCCCGGGAGTGCTGCGCCTGGTGATGGGCATGGTCGAGGCGGGCCACGCGATCTGCGTGCCCGGCAACCACGAGAACAAGCTCGGCCGCTGGATGGACGGCCGCAAGGTCACCGTCTCGCACGGTCTCCAGGAGAGCATCGACCAGCTGGCCGAGGAGAGCGAGGAGTTCCGCGCCCGGGTCCGCGCCTTCATGCGCGGTCTGGTCAGCCACTACCTGCTGGACGGCGGCAACCTGGTGGTCTGTCACGCCGGTCTGCCGGAGAAGTACCACGGCCGCAACTCCGGCCGGGTCCGCTCGCACGCGCTGTACGGCGACACCACCGGCGAGACCGACGAGTACGGTCTGCCGGTCCGTTACCCGTGGGCGGAGGAGTACCGGGGCCGGGCCCTGGTGGTCTACGGCCACACCCCGGTGCCGACCGCGAGCTTCGTCAACAACACCATCTGCCTGGACACCGGCTGTGTGTTCGGCGGCAGCCTGACCGCGCTGCGGTACCCGGAGCGCGAGCTGGTCACGGTCGAGGCGGAGCAGGAGTGGTACGCCCCGGTCCGGCCGATGCACACCGACGCGCCGGGCGCCCGGGAGGGCCGTCCGCTCGACCTCCAGGACGTCGCGGGCCGCCGGATCGTGGAGACCGCCCAGCACGGCCGGGTCTCGATCCGGGAGGAGAACGCGGCCGCCGCGCTCGAGGTGATGAGCCGGTTCGCGCTCGACCCGCGGCTGCTCGCCTACCTGCCGCCGACCATGGCGCCGGTCGCCACCTCGCGCCGGGAGGGGTTCCTGGAGCACCCGGAGGAGGCCTTCCTGGGCTACCGCAACGACGGGGTCCAGCAGGTGATCTGCGAGGAGAAGCACATGGGTTCCCGCGCGGTCGTGCTGGTCGCCCGGGACGCCGCCGCGCTGGAGCGCCGGTTCGGCCTGGCCGGTTCGGGCGCGATCTGGACCAGGACGGGCCGGGCCTTCCTGAACGGCCAGGAGCTCACCGACGCCGTGCTGGAGCGGCTCCGGGCCGCGGCCGAGCGGGCCGGGCTGTTCGAGGAGCTGGGCACCGACTGGCTGTTGCTGGACGCGGAGCTGATGCCCTGGTCGCTCAAGGCGGTCGAGCTGCTGCGCCGTCAGTACGCGGCGGTCGGCGCGGCGGCCGGTGCCGCGCTGCCGGAGGCGCTCGCCGCGCTGGAGCTCGGTGCCGCCCGCGGGCTGCCGCTGGACGAGCTGATCGGGCGTCAGCGGCAGCGGTCGGCGGACGCGGCGGCGTTCACGGTCGCGTACCGGCGCTACTGCTGGCCCACCGAGGGCCTGACGGGTCTTCGGCTGGCCCCGTTCCAGGTGCTGGCGGCCGAGGGGGCGAACCTCGCGGTCCGTTCGCACGACGAGCACCTGGGCTGGATCGACCGGCTGGTGGCGGCGGACGACCCGGCGGCCCCGATCCTGCACCGGACGGGCCGGCTGCTGGTCGACACCTCCGACGCGGCCTCGGTCGCGGCCGGTGTCGCATGGTGGGAGGAGCTGACCGGCGCGGGCGGCGAGGGCATGGTGGTCAAGCCGCTGGCCTCGCTGGTCCGTGGCGGTGCCGGCGGCCGGGGCGGTCTGGTCCAGCCGGGGGTGAAGGTCCGTGGCCGGGAGTACCTGCGGATCATCTACGGTCCGGACTACACCGAGCACCTCAGCGAGCTGCGGCAGCGTTCGCTCGGCCACAAGCGTTCGCTCGCGCTGCGGGAGTACGCGCTCGGCCTGGAGGCGTTGGACCGGCTGGCCGGGGCCGAACCGCTCTGGCGGGTGCACGAGGCGGTCTTCGCCGTCCTCGCCCTGGAGTCGGAGCCGGTCGACCCCCGGCTCTGA
- the argF gene encoding ornithine carbamoyltransferase — protein MAFNLRNRHFLKELDFTAQEFRFLLDLSAQLKAAKYAGTEQPRLTGKNIALVFEKTSTRTRCAFEVAAHDQGASTTYLDPSGSQLGHKESIKDTARVLGRMFDGIQYRGHGQVLVEELATHAGVPVWNGLTDEWHPTQALADILTVVEHGTKPLEQTTLVYLGDARYNMGNSLLVTGALLGMDIRIVAPKQLWPTAEVQKAAQTLAETSGARITLTEDVAEGVAGADFLYTDVWVSMGEPKEVWAERIALLKPYQVSMETVRATGNPSVKFLHCLPAFHDLGTEVGRQLFEVSGLSELEVTDEVFESAHSVVFDQSENRLHTIKAILVATLGS, from the coding sequence ATGGCCTTCAACCTCCGGAACCGGCACTTCCTCAAGGAGCTGGACTTCACCGCGCAGGAATTCCGTTTCCTGCTGGACCTGTCCGCCCAGCTCAAGGCCGCGAAGTACGCGGGGACCGAGCAGCCCCGACTGACCGGCAAGAACATCGCGCTGGTCTTCGAGAAGACCTCCACCCGCACCCGCTGCGCGTTCGAGGTGGCCGCCCACGACCAGGGTGCCAGCACCACGTACCTGGACCCGTCCGGCTCGCAGCTCGGCCACAAGGAGTCCATCAAGGACACCGCCCGGGTGCTCGGCCGGATGTTCGACGGCATCCAGTACCGGGGTCACGGTCAGGTGCTGGTGGAGGAGCTGGCCACCCACGCGGGCGTCCCGGTCTGGAACGGGCTGACCGACGAGTGGCACCCCACCCAGGCGCTGGCCGACATCCTCACCGTCGTCGAGCACGGCACCAAGCCGCTGGAGCAGACCACCCTGGTCTACCTCGGCGACGCCCGCTACAACATGGGCAACTCACTGCTCGTCACCGGAGCGCTGCTCGGGATGGACATCCGGATCGTCGCGCCGAAGCAGCTCTGGCCGACGGCGGAGGTACAGAAGGCGGCCCAGACGCTGGCCGAGACCAGTGGCGCCCGGATCACCCTCACCGAGGACGTCGCCGAGGGCGTGGCCGGGGCCGACTTCCTCTACACCGACGTCTGGGTCTCGATGGGCGAGCCCAAGGAGGTCTGGGCGGAGCGGATCGCGCTGCTGAAGCCGTACCAGGTCTCGATGGAGACGGTCCGCGCCACCGGCAACCCGTCGGTGAAGTTCCTGCACTGCCTGCCGGCCTTCCACGACCTGGGCACCGAGGTCGGCCGCCAGCTCTTCGAGGTCTCCGGCCTCAGCGAGCTGGAGGTCACCGACGAGGTCTTCGAGTCCGCCCACTCGGTGGTCTTCGACCAGTCCGAGAACCGCCTGCACACCATCAAGGCGATCCTGGTGGCGACGCTCGGCTCCTGA
- a CDS encoding superoxide dismutase — protein MYAAPVLALALLQPLLPPACTVEATFDRTNGIAPATAVSFAPDVVPYGAGVRIVVHRAEGHTTVAMTVDGLTPGHVYPVHAHARGCGTVPADSGPHYQDRPDPVQPSTDPAYANDRNELWLTLRTDETGRATASSTVEWEFRDGAAGSLVLHAGQDGHGHALAQRVGCVNVGF, from the coding sequence ATGTACGCCGCCCCCGTCCTGGCGCTCGCCCTGCTGCAGCCGCTCCTCCCGCCGGCCTGCACGGTGGAGGCCACCTTCGACAGGACGAACGGCATCGCGCCCGCCACCGCCGTCAGCTTCGCCCCGGACGTCGTCCCGTACGGCGCGGGCGTCCGGATCGTGGTGCACCGGGCCGAGGGCCACACCACCGTCGCGATGACGGTGGACGGGCTGACACCCGGTCACGTCTACCCCGTGCACGCGCACGCGCGGGGCTGCGGCACCGTCCCGGCCGACTCGGGCCCGCACTACCAGGACCGGCCTGACCCGGTGCAGCCCTCCACCGACCCCGCCTACGCCAACGACCGGAACGAGCTCTGGCTCACCCTGCGCACCGACGAGACCGGCCGCGCCACCGCGAGCAGCACCGTGGAGTGGGAGTTCCGGGACGGTGCGGCCGGTTCGCTGGTGCTGCACGCCGGCCAGGACGGGCACGGGCACGCCTTGGCGCAGCGGGTGGGCTGCGTCAACGTGGGCTTCTGA
- a CDS encoding type II toxin-antitoxin system VapC family toxin, which yields MIVVDASALVLALADQGPRGEAARAELAADREWAAPEHVLIEVMQSLRGLYLAREVPAERVGQLAAELPGLTIRKISVAPLLGRVWELKDNLTPDDAAYVAVAEQLGVPLVTADLRLMRASGPRCEIRGIGG from the coding sequence GTGATCGTCGTCGATGCTTCCGCGCTGGTACTGGCGTTGGCCGATCAGGGCCCCCGCGGCGAGGCCGCCCGGGCCGAGCTGGCGGCGGACCGGGAGTGGGCCGCGCCGGAGCACGTGCTCATCGAGGTGATGCAGTCCCTGCGCGGGCTCTACCTGGCCCGCGAGGTACCGGCCGAGCGGGTGGGCCAACTGGCCGCCGAACTGCCCGGGCTGACCATCCGCAAGATCTCGGTCGCCCCGCTGCTCGGACGGGTCTGGGAGCTCAAGGACAACCTGACGCCGGACGACGCGGCGTACGTCGCGGTGGCCGAGCAGCTCGGGGTGCCGCTGGTGACGGCGGACCTGCGGCTGATGCGGGCCAGCGGGCCGCGCTGCGAGATCCGGGGCATCGGCGGCTGA